The proteins below come from a single Notamacropus eugenii isolate mMacEug1 chromosome 7, mMacEug1.pri_v2, whole genome shotgun sequence genomic window:
- the LOC140514614 gene encoding LOW QUALITY PROTEIN: olfactory receptor 4K14-like (The sequence of the model RefSeq protein was modified relative to this genomic sequence to represent the inferred CDS: inserted 1 base in 1 codon), translating to MDQQNYSVVSEFVLSGLCSSLQLQPFFFVFFSLIYIATVLGNLLIVVAVICEPRLHSSPMYFLLGNLSFLDMWLASFATPTLIRDFLSEKKVISFGGCMAQIFFLHFIGGSEMVLLVSMAYDRYAAICKPLHYMTIRIHKTCIGLVTISWAIGFIHSITQIAFTVNLPYCGPNTVDSFFCDLPLVIKLACMDTYVLGILMIADSGLLSMSCFLLLMISYTVILATVQQSSRGSASKTLSTCSXHIMVVTLFFGPCIFIYMWPFSRFSVNKVLSVFYTIFTPLLNPTISTLRNEDMKTAIKKLRIPYITVQ from the exons ATGGATCAGCAAAACTATTCAGTGGTGTCTGAGTTTGTGCTGAGTGGACTCTGCAGCTCCCTACAACTCCAgcctttcttctttgtatttttttctctgatctaCATAGCCACCGTGTTGGGTAACCTTCTCATTGTGGTAGCAGTGATCTGTGAACCCCGACTTCATTCCTCCCCCATGTATTTCCTTCTGGGCAACCTCTCCTTCCTAGATATGTGGCTGGCCTCATTTGCTACCCCTACGTTGATCAGGGATTTCCTTAGTGAGAAAAAAGTCATTTCTTTTGGGGGATGCATGGCCCAGATTTTCTTTCTGCATTTCATTGGTGGTTCTGAGATGGTGCTGCTGGTCTCCATGGCCTATGACAGATATGCAGCCATATGCAAACCACTGCATTATATGACCATTAGGATCCATAAGACATGCATTGGACTGGTAACCATTTCATGGGCTATTGGTTTTATTCACTCCATTACTCAAATAGCCTTTACAGTGAATTTGCCTTATTGTGGGCCCAATACTGTGGACAGCTTCTTTTGTGATCTTCCTCTTGTGATCAAACTTGCTTGCATGGACACTTATGTCCTGGGGATATTGATGATTGCTGACAGTGGGTTGCTGTCTATGAGCTGCTTCCTACTTCTCATGATCTCTTACACAGTTATTCTTGCTACTGTCCAGCAGAGTTCAAGGGGGAGTGCATCCAAGACTCTTTCCACTTGTT GCCATATCATGGTGGTGACACTCTTCTTTGGCCCCTGCATCTTCATTTATATGTGGCCTTTCAGTAGATTCTCTGTGAATAAGGTCCTGTCTGTGTTTTATACTATTTTTACCCCTCTCCTAAACCCTACAATAAGtactttgagaaatgaggacatgaagaCAGCCATCAAAAAACTAAGGATCCCGTATATAACTGTTCAGTGA